A single Salmo trutta chromosome 14, fSalTru1.1, whole genome shotgun sequence DNA region contains:
- the LOC115208521 gene encoding uncharacterized protein LOC115208521 → MPAKLVQFSGWEAVVEKQIVLKPGQAPRGKQGYTMYHGTHRDSARAIITGGFRPSASGTLGPGVYCSRDIAKAQGYPGGCPPGEHVVLQLKVRVGRVKKIDGQNFAMRHSWQQSGYDTAWLPSTVVGHEEDCVKDPKRVAVKGIAHCGDPATKKALEKLISQQRQGAESSGQGNEQGVVGRCKGCKMQTPIGHSLEVCWGCDATVCPFMGKHVCKRSS, encoded by the coding sequence ATGCCAGCGAAGTTGGTGCAGTTCAGCggttgggaggctgtggttgagAAGCAGATTGTCCTGAAACCTGGTCAAGCACCACGGGGCAAACAAGGCTACACCATGTACCACGGCACCCACCGTGACAGCGCTCGAGCCATCATCACAGGGGGTTTCCGGCCCTCTGCGAGTGGCACGTTGGGCCCGGGGGTCTATTGCAGCCGGGACATAGCCAAGGCGCAGGGCTACCCTGGTGGGTGCCCCCCTGGGGAACACGTGGTACTGCAGCTGAAGGTCCGGGTGGGCCGCGTGAAGAAGATAGATGGACAAAATTTTGCAATGCGGCACTCGTGGCAACAGAGCGGTTATGATACTGCCTGGCTGCCCTCCACCGTCGTTGGGCATGAGGAGGACTGCGTTAAAGACCCCAAGCGGGTGGCGGTGAAAGGCATTGCACACTGTGGCGACCCAGCCACGAAGAAAGCCCTCGAGAAGCTCATCAGTCAGCAGAGACAGGGGGCGGAGTCAAGTGGACAGGGAAACGAGCAGGGGGTTGTGGGCAGGTGTAAGGGGTGCAAGATGCAGACACCGATTGGCCActctctggaggtgtgttgggggtGTGACGCCACTGTGTGTCCTTTTATGGGCAAACATGTCTGTAAAAGGAGCAGTTGA